The genomic stretch CAACAGATCGAAGACCTGAAAAAGAAGAATGAAAAGCTGGAAAAAGATATGCAATTGATCCGGGCAAAACTGGGTATTAATAATTAAAATTGTTATTTTCACATCAAACCATAACAGCATGCTAACGAGAATAACCAGGTTTTTCAGTTTGCTTTTTCTTTCCGGCAATATCTACAGCCAGCAACTGGCCCGTGCCACCGATGTGCAGATGGTGACTGAAGCCGGTACCAAAATAGTAATGACCGGCGGGATCACGTTCAAAGGCACCAGCAACTGGGTGAACAACGGGGAGACCCATATATACAAGACCACGGTCTCTTCTCCCGAAGGCTGGCTTGATTCCACCTCCGCCCCCAATGGGGTATTGAGTGCCACCAGTACCGGTAATGTTTTTTTCCGCGGCAACCAGCGCCAGAGTTTCTATGGCAAGACAAGATTTTATGACCTGACCATCCGCAATACCGCAGGCGATACATTGCTGTCTTCCTGTGAAGTAAGAAATATCCTGAATCTGGATACAGGTTTTGTGTTCACAAGAACCGGTTATGGTAACGACAGCCTCTGGGTCTCCAACCCGGCCATCAACGCCATCGCTTCCACCAGCAACTTTACCGAGAGTTGGGTGAACGGCAGGCTGAGCAGGTCGGGTAATGTGATCGGCAGCTTACCTACTTTTTATTTATTCCCGGTTGGAAAAACAGATAGTTTATATGCACCCGTGCGGCTGGAGAAAGGAACTGCCAATTTAGCCGTGTGGACGGTTGAATATTTTCCCGATACCCCGTTCAACCACCTGAATGTACTCAGTCCCCCGATCGATCATATCAGCCGGGTGGAATACTGGGAGATGACCGGCAATGCAGTTTCGGATGCCAGTGCAAGGGTAAGTTTATCGTGGAGGGGATACAGCCGGGTAAGCAATGATCCTGCTGTAAGAGATAGTTTGATCGTTACACAGTATATCTTACAGCCCCCCTTCATGTGGGGTTTGCCCGGTGGCTGGGTCACCGGCATGACTACGGGTGCAGACAGCCTTGCAGGATATGTAAGGTCAAATGCGTTCAATGGTTTCAGCTATGATGAAAGAAGGTTCACCCTGGGTACCAACAGCAAATACAATGGTCTGCCGGTGAAACTCATTTATTTCAACGCCATTGCCGATGGCAATAAAGTAAGGCTCGACTGGGAAGCTGCCAATGAACAGGATACCCGGACCTATGAAATTGAAAGATCACTCAATGCCATCAACTTCACACAACTGGCAACGGTCAGTTCAAGGCAACTTGCTCTTTCTGCATACACCGGTTACGATCTCAATCCTGTTATGGGATGGAACTATTACCGGTTGAAGATCATCGACAGGTCGGGCAGTTATTTCTATTCACCCGTTCGCCCGGTCAGGTTTGATAAGGGACTTGAGCAGGTCAGGCTGTTCCCCAACCCGGCCAGCGATGTGCTGAACATCCAGTTACCCTCTTCGTATGTGAATGAAAGCATCATCAATATCTACGGTGTGGATGGTAAATTTATGGTCAGCCGGAAACCATCGGCCAATATCGTTGTGCTGAATGTGCTGCCGCTGCCTTCGGGAACATATATCATCCAGATAACAAAGACCAACGGAACCAAAGAGACTTACCGTTTTGTAAAACAATAAAAACGAAAGAAGTAAACACATCATCAACCATGAAAAGATCATTCCTATACATACTGGTAACCAGCGGCCTGGTTTTGGCAGGCGCTGGCGCCCTTGCTCAAAATGCAGCGCCGGAAACCAAACCGCTGAAGAGTACGCTTAAGCCGGAATCAACGCCCCCTGCTGCTCCTGTAGCACCCACTTTGCAGAAAAGCGATGAACAGCAAATTGCAAAACCGATCGTGCCGGGTGGTGAATTCAAGCCCAGGGATACCCGAGTGCCGCAGCCGGCCAATGAAAAAGACCGTGTAATACCAAGACCCATACAGCCGCCTGCACCACAGGCAAACCTGCAAACACCCGCTCCTGCAAAAAAAACAGATAAGGAACCTGTCCCTGTTGTTCAGCAGCACTGAAACGGATGACCCCATAAGTAATTTACCCATACCCTGTACCAAGCAAGAGAACTTCCAATTCCCGCGGAAAATCATTTGGCTTAATTAAACGTAAATTATTTTTTACCATGACCAGATTTTCCCGTTTAGTGGCTGCTACTTGCATTGCATTCACTATTCATTTTGCTGCCGGTGCCCAATCATTAAGTATAAATACAGATGGCAGCACGGCCCATACCAGTGCCCTGCTGGATGTAAAAAGCACCACTAAAGGTGTGCTGGTGCCCCGCATGAGCAAGACAGAGAAAAATGCCATTGCATCACCGGCCACCGGTTTGATGGTATTTCAGAATGCGCCGGACAGTGTTGGATTCTATTATTATGATGGCAGCAGCTGGTTATGGATGGCCACTGCAAATGCAACTGTTGGCTGGCTAACAACGGGAAATTCCGGAACAGACTCTGCAGTAAACTTCTTAGGAACCCTGGATGACAAGCCGCTGATGCTGCGCCAGAATAATTTATGGATGGGACAATTGAACACAAAAACGCACAATTATTTTATCGGTGCAGGATCGGGTTTCAACAATACGTCACAAAACAACACCGCATTAGGCGACAGTGCATTGTTTACAAATATTACCGGCAATACGAATGTTGCGATCGGGGCAAACGCCCTCACCCGGTATACAGGCAGCAATACCGTAGCCATCGGGTATAAGGCGCTCGATTCACTCACAACAGGCATCGTGAATACGGCCGTGGGATACCGGGCCATGGCGCAGACCACAACCGGTCAACGGAATACAGCCCTGGGCTATCGTTCGCTTGACAGTAATAAAACCGGAAATTATAATACCGCTGCTGGCTATGCTTCCATGTATAGAAATACGTCTTCATTCGGGACCGGCATCGGGGATTTTGCACTCGGAAGCAATACCACCGGCGAAGCCAATACGGTAGTAGGTTCAAATAGCTTTCCCGTCAGCACAACAGGAGAATGGAATACGGTAATGGGTACGAATACCATGTTCTACAATACAACCGGCTCATACAATACTGCACTTGGCTTCCAGTCTCTTTACAACAATAGATCCGGGCAACTCAATACAGCAGTGGGTTTACGGGCATTATACCGGAATGACAGCGGTCATCATAATATTGCCGTTGGATACAACAGTTTATATAACCACCGGGAACGGTTCGAGTTATAATGTAGCATGGGTAATTTTTCACTGGAATCGGATACCAGCGGGTATTATAATGTGGTATCGGAACCAGTGCCCTTCGCAGCAACATCAACAGTGCCGGTAATACTGCCGTGGGTACCAATGCCCTGTATAATCATAAATACAATGACCTCAATACAGCCGTTGGCTATGAATCGATGATCGCCGATACGGCTGGTTTTTATAATACGGCCATGGGTTGGCGTTCGTTACGTTATAACCTGACGGGAAACCAGAATACAGCAATAGGCGTTGGTGCACTGGAATCTACCGACAGCGCAACCGGTAATACGGCCATCGGGCGTGGTGCCATGATCGGAAGCATCGGCAATACAACCAACCTGGGCTATAATACCGTTGTGGGTTTTATGCCGGTGCATTGATGGACAGCGTATCAAATTCCACGGCCATCGGTACCCAGGCGGGTTATAATAACCGGGGAAATGAAAACACATTCCTGGGTCTGAATTCGGGTTTCGGGGCCAGTGGTACCAACCTCACTGGTATTGAAAATACAGGCCTGGGCACAGCCACCCTTGCCTATACCAATACGGGCCGTGCCAACACCGCCGTTGGATTAGGAGCCCTGTATGCCAACAGAACAGGAAGCAACAATACCGCTATTGGAGTACGTGCAATGGTGAATTCGCAGGCCGCCAGCAGAAATGTGGCCATTGGCGACAGTACTCTTTATTCAAATACAGTCAATGAACTTGTGGCCATCGGGCATTTTGCCATGCGTGACAATATCTCGGGTGTTGACAATGTGGCCGTAGGCGCCTTTGCAATGGAAGCAAATACCACCGGTGATGAAAATACTGCTGTAGGTGCAAATGCACTGCAATTGAATACAACAGGTGGGTTCAATACTGCCATTGGCGCCAATACCCTGTATTACCAAACAGCTGCCACCGGCAATACTGCCATTGGCTCCAATACACTTCCCAGTGTTACAACAGGCGGTTATAATACCGCCCTGGGTATTAATGTACTCTTTTACGATACAACCGGGACACAGAATGTTGGTATCGGTCACTTTGCATTATTTGAGAACAGGAATGGTAATGGTAATATAGCAATCGGAGGTTCCAGGGCAATGAAAGAAAACCGTAGTGGGAATTACAATATTGCCATAGGTCGCACGGCCCTGAATTATAATCTGGATGGCGACTACAACATCGCCATCGGCGACAGTGCACTTGCCAATACGACCAATACCGCCACCGGGGGTAACCTGGCG from Chitinophagaceae bacterium encodes the following:
- a CDS encoding T9SS type A sorting domain-containing protein; the protein is MLTRITRFFSLLFLSGNIYSQQLARATDVQMVTEAGTKIVMTGGITFKGTSNWVNNGETHIYKTTVSSPEGWLDSTSAPNGVLSATSTGNVFFRGNQRQSFYGKTRFYDLTIRNTAGDTLLSSCEVRNILNLDTGFVFTRTGYGNDSLWVSNPAINAIASTSNFTESWVNGRLSRSGNVIGSLPTFYLFPVGKTDSLYAPVRLEKGTANLAVWTVEYFPDTPFNHLNVLSPPIDHISRVEYWEMTGNAVSDASARVSLSWRGYSRVSNDPAVRDSLIVTQYILQPPFMWGLPGGWVTGMTTGADSLAGYVRSNAFNGFSYDERRFTLGTNSKYNGLPVKLIYFNAIADGNKVRLDWEAANEQDTRTYEIERSLNAINFTQLATVSSRQLALSAYTGYDLNPVMGWNYYRLKIIDRSGSYFYSPVRPVRFDKGLEQVRLFPNPASDVLNIQLPSSYVNESIINIYGVDGKFMVSRKPSANIVVLNVLPLPSGTYIIQITKTNGTKETYRFVKQ